A stretch of DNA from Streptomyces sp. NBC_01197:
CACCAAGGACTTCATCTCGCACAACTCGGCCGACTTCGCACGGGTACGCACCCCCGACATGCCGCAGCGCGAGAAGCTGACGGCCGCGCTCACCGAGGCCGGCGGGCAGGTCATGCCGGAGCAGGATCTCGCGCTGCGGGTGACCGGGCTGCCGCTGGCGCGTATCAGCGACCTCGCGCATGACGCCGGCGTACGGCTGTGGGAGCTCTCACCGCACCAGGCCTCGCTGGAGGAGGCGTACATGCGGATGACGCAGGGGGCGGTCGACTACCGCTCGACGGCGGATCGGCTGTCCGGCTTCGAGCAGCCCGACCACCCGCTGCCGGCGCCGCCCGAGATGCCGCAGCAGGGCTGGTACGCCCCGCCGCCGCCCGGCCAGAACCCGTACGCCGCTCCCCCGGCCGCCGCGCCCGCGCCGCCCGCCACCGGCCCCACAGCGCCGCAGGCCGCCGCTCCCGCTCCCGCCCCGAAGGACCTCCGATGACGACCCCCGCTTCCGCGCCGTTCCAGCCGCCGCAGCAGCAGCCGCCCCTGCCCCACCGGGCTCCGTCCTACGTCTCGCCGATCCCGGTGACCGACGCGCACCTCGGGCACGCCATCGCTTCGGAGTGGACGAAGATCAAGTCGCTCCGCTCCACGATGTGGACGCTGGGCGTGCTGATCCTGCTCGTCTTCGGCATCGGCCTGCTGACGACAGTCGCCGTCTCGTCGTCCGGTTCCACGATGAACGGCACCCCGGTGCTGAGTATGGGGTTCTTCGGCGTGCTGCTCGGCTCGATGTGCGTCATCACGCTCGGTGTGCTGACGGTGGCATCCGAGTACGGCACCGGCATGATCCGCACGACTTTGACCGCCTGCCCGAGCCGGGCGCGGGTGCTCACGGCGAAGGCGATCGTCTTCTTCCTGCTGGCGTTCGTCATCCTGCTGGTGACGACCACGCTGGTCGCGATGTTCCAGTACGCGGTGCTCCAGGGGACGGGCGCCCGGCAGCCGGACGCCGCGGGGTGGATCCTGGCGACGGTGGGCGTCAGCCTCCATGTCGCCGTGCTGGGGCTGCTGTCGCTGGCCGTCGGCTCGCTGATCCGGCACTCGGCCGGTGCGATCACGGTCATGCTCGGGGTGGTGCTGGTCCCGCTGGTGCTGGCGCTGTTCATGCCGCAATCACTGTTCAGTGTGCGCGAGAAGCTCTTCGAGTACTCGATCCCCAACCAGCTCAGCGCCTTCTACAGCACCTCGGTCTCCAGCACCGGGCCGTCCGGCTGGGAGGCGCTGTGCGTCCTGCTCGGGGTGACGGCGGTGGTCTTCGGGGGCGCGGTCGCCGCGCTCAACAGCCGCGACGTCTGAAGCGACTCAGCATTTTCGGCGATCAAGCATTTTCGGCGATTCAGTATTTCGGCGCGTTACGGGACCGCTGCACCCGGGAGGTGCGGCGGTCCTTGGCGTTCCAGCAGGCCTTGTGCCAGTGCCTGCGGTCGTCGACCCCGCCGTACTCGGGCCAGGCCACCACATGCGGCACCCCCGAGGGGATCTCCTGGTCGCAGCCGGGACAGCGGTAGCGCTTGCCCTGCGCGCTCGCCCCGCTGACCATGCGGACCGACCACTCCTCGCCCTGCCAGGACTCGGTGGCCTGGAGGCCGAAGCGGTCGGGCCCCCCACCCCCGCCGACGGACTCGCTCGGCTTCTCGCCCCCACGGGGGCGGTTGCGGCGCGGGGACACGTAACACCTCACGGGGCAGAGCGGACAGTTTCTCGCTCGGTCCAGCCTAAGGGCAGCGGAACGCCACATCCGTACCGCGCACCGTGAGAACGTGAAAGCCCCGGAGCCCTGCTTACCGGAAAATCACAACAACTTTGCGATGGGCCGTGCCTTTGGCACGTGTCAGGCGTTGTTGCCGGTAAGGGGAGAGTCGCGTCGGCCGCAAGGAGGCAGAAGGCGATGCGTGTTGGGGCATTTGTACTGGCAGCCCAGTTCCCGGGGCAGGGGCAGGAAGAGGCACTGCACCGCGCGGTGCGGTCCGCCGAGGTCGCCGAGGAGGCCGGGCTCGACGCGGTCTGGCTGGCCGAGCACCACTTCGTACCGTACGGGGTCTGCCCGTCGGCCGTGACGCTGGCCGCGATGATGCTGGGCCGCACCCGGCGGATCCAGGTCGGTACGGCGGTGAGCGTACTGCCGACCGTGCACCCGGTCGCGCTGGGCGAACAGGCGGCGCTGCTGCACATCACATCGGGCGGACGGTTCAGCCTCGGTGTGGGACGCGGCGGCCCCTGGGTGGACCTGGAGGTCTTCGGCGCGGGGCTCGGCGCATACGAGAGCGGCTTCCCGGAGTCACTGGACCTGCTGCTGCGGTGGCTGCGCGAGTCCCGGGTCTCGGCCGGAGGGGAGCGCTTCCGCTTCCGTGAAGTCCCGGTCGTACCACGGCCGCAGGAGCTGCGGTGCGGTGAAGTGCCGGGGCCCGAGGTCATCGTGGCATGCACTTCCCCGGCCAGTGTGCGGCTCGCCGCCGAGCGCGGTCTGCCGATGCTGCTCGGGATGCATTCGGACGACGAGGAGAAGGCCGAAATGATCTCCCTGTGGCGAACGCACGCGCGGGCAGCGGGAGTTCCGGCCGGGGCCGTGTCGGAGGCCGGGCATGTGGCGGCGGGAGTGGCGCAGATCGCGGACCGCCGGGCCGAGGCGGCGGAGACTCTGGTGAAGGCCATGCCGGGCTGGCTCAAACAGGGACTTGACGCCCATGTGACCGTCGACGGCAGACACCGCGCGATGCGGGACCCGGTCGCGTACACGGAGATGCTCTGCGGTATCCATCCGGTGGGCCCTCCCCGTCTGGCTGCCGACCGGCTCGCGGCCACGGCGGAGAGGACCGGCATCACACGGTTCGCGATGCTGGTGGAGGGTTCGGGCGATGTAGCGGCCACCGAGGAGAACCTCCGGCTGATCGGAGCCGAAGTCCTCCCCAGGTTGCACTGATCCAGTGGAACCGGGCACTGCCGCTCCGGCAGCCATGACACCTCCGGTGGTGCGGAGCGGCAGCCCGGCGCGTCAGCAGTCCCTGAGCTCCGGAGACTGGTTCAGCAGCTGGCCCCTGATCGAGGTGAAGCGGCCGAGCCGCTCATCGACCGAGGGATCCAGCGGGAAGACCGCCACACGGTGGCAGTTCTGGAATGCCAGGCGCACCCCGAAATGCCGCTGCAGCGCTCCACGTATCGCGTCACTCGCGAGTGCGCGCAGCAGCTGGCCGCGCGCCTGCTCATTGGGGGGAGGCGTCTGGTTGTCGGCGAACTCGCCACCGTCGACCTTCAGCTGGACCGCCAGAGAGCTGATCATCTCCCATGCATAGGGCAGGGAGGTCCGGACGCAGTCGATGAAGTCGGCTTCATCGACCTCGCCTCGCTCGGCCTGTTCGAGTAGGGCCGGTGAGACGTCGAGCGACATGGGTTCTCCTCTCGCGACCCCGGAGTAGCCGGGGCCTTACGGGCAGGGGCGGAGGACCGCGACGCAGAGTACACGCGCGACGACCTCCTGCTTCCACGGTATGCGTGCGCAGGCGCCCGCACCAGGAGAATGGGCACACAACCGGCCAATAACGAACGGGGTTGTTCAGGGCGAATCGCGTACAAGCGGCGATGTCGAGTAGCGTTGCCGACCATGCGTCTCGTCATCGCCCGCTGCTCCGTCGACTATGCGGGCCGCCTCACCGCCCATCTGCCGTCCGCTCCGCGCCTGATCCTGGTCAAGGCCGACGGGAGCGTCTCGATTCATGCGGACGACCGGGCGTACAAACCCCTCAACTGGATGTCGCCGCCCTGCACTCTGAAGGAGGGGACAGGGGACGAGACCGGTCAGTGGACGGTCGTCAACAAGGCGGGCGAGAAGCTCATCATCACGATGGAGGAGGTCCTCCACGACTCCTCGCACGAGCTGGGGGTCGACCCGGGGCTCATCAAGGACGGCGTCGAGGCGCACCTCCAGGAACTCCTCGCCGACCGCATCGAAACCCTCGGTGAGGGTCACACCCTGATTCGGCGTGAATACATGACGGCGATCGGCCCGGTGGACATCCTCTGCCGGGACGGCGACGGCGGGACCGTGGCGGTCGAGCTCAAGCGGCGCGGTGACATCGACGGCGTGGAACAGCTCACCCGCTATCTGGAGCTGCTGAACCGGGATCCCCATCTGGCCCCGGTGAAGGGCGTCTTCGCGGCGCAGGAGATCAAGCCGCAGGCCCGGGTGCTGGCCACGGACCGCGGGATCGAGTGCGTGGTGCTCGACTACGACGCGATGCGGGGCATCGAGGACGACAAGCTGCGGCTCTTCTGAGGAACGGGAACAGCCGGCCGGACCGGTCGGCACAGCAGAAGCTGCTGAACGGAAGGCCCCGGTGGACGTCCGCCGGAGCCTTCCGCTGTCTCCCGTGCCAGTTGTGTGCGGTGTGAGCCGTGCCGTGTCAGCTGCGCCGTGTGAGCCTCAGCCCGCCGAGGGAGACGAGGCGGACGCCGAGGCGTCCCCCGGAGGCGTGGACGAACTCCCGCTGTCCACCGGCCCGCTGGAGGCCGTGGAGGGCCGCATCGCGCTCTGGGTGGTCGAGGGCGAATCGGCGGGCGGCGGGCCCTCGGTCGTGGAGTCGGACGGGCTGGGGGTCGGGCTGGCCGGGTCGCTCGGCGACGTGGACGGGCTGCTGGGCGGCGAGTGCGGCGGCTTGGACGGCGGCGTCGACGGCTTCGTGGGCGGCTTCCCGCTGGGGCCGGACGGCTTGTCCGACGGTGCCGAGGGTTTGTCGCCCGATGTCGACGCGTCGTCCGACGGTGTGCTGCTCCCGGACGGCTGGTCGCTGCCGGTGGCGCTCGGAGTCGCCGGGGTGGAGGGGGCGGCGGTACTGCCCGTCGAGCCGTCCGAGGTGCCCGGCGTGCTCTGCGTGGGCTCGTCCGCGCTCATGCCGTCCTTGCCGCCGCCGTCGTCGACGGACTGGCCGGGCG
This window harbors:
- a CDS encoding SCO5389 family protein codes for the protein MSLDVSPALLEQAERGEVDEADFIDCVRTSLPYAWEMISSLAVQLKVDGGEFADNQTPPPNEQARGQLLRALASDAIRGALQRHFGVRLAFQNCHRVAVFPLDPSVDERLGRFTSIRGQLLNQSPELRDC
- a CDS encoding LLM class flavin-dependent oxidoreductase, which codes for MRVGAFVLAAQFPGQGQEEALHRAVRSAEVAEEAGLDAVWLAEHHFVPYGVCPSAVTLAAMMLGRTRRIQVGTAVSVLPTVHPVALGEQAALLHITSGGRFSLGVGRGGPWVDLEVFGAGLGAYESGFPESLDLLLRWLRESRVSAGGERFRFREVPVVPRPQELRCGEVPGPEVIVACTSPASVRLAAERGLPMLLGMHSDDEEKAEMISLWRTHARAAGVPAGAVSEAGHVAAGVAQIADRRAEAAETLVKAMPGWLKQGLDAHVTVDGRHRAMRDPVAYTEMLCGIHPVGPPRLAADRLAATAERTGITRFAMLVEGSGDVAATEENLRLIGAEVLPRLH
- a CDS encoding ABC transporter permease subunit; protein product: MTTPASAPFQPPQQQPPLPHRAPSYVSPIPVTDAHLGHAIASEWTKIKSLRSTMWTLGVLILLVFGIGLLTTVAVSSSGSTMNGTPVLSMGFFGVLLGSMCVITLGVLTVASEYGTGMIRTTLTACPSRARVLTAKAIVFFLLAFVILLVTTTLVAMFQYAVLQGTGARQPDAAGWILATVGVSLHVAVLGLLSLAVGSLIRHSAGAITVMLGVVLVPLVLALFMPQSLFSVREKLFEYSIPNQLSAFYSTSVSSTGPSGWEALCVLLGVTAVVFGGAVAALNSRDV
- a CDS encoding ATP/GTP-binding protein, with protein sequence MSPRRNRPRGGEKPSESVGGGGGPDRFGLQATESWQGEEWSVRMVSGASAQGKRYRCPGCDQEIPSGVPHVVAWPEYGGVDDRRHWHKACWNAKDRRTSRVQRSRNAPKY
- the nucS gene encoding endonuclease NucS — protein: MRLVIARCSVDYAGRLTAHLPSAPRLILVKADGSVSIHADDRAYKPLNWMSPPCTLKEGTGDETGQWTVVNKAGEKLIITMEEVLHDSSHELGVDPGLIKDGVEAHLQELLADRIETLGEGHTLIRREYMTAIGPVDILCRDGDGGTVAVELKRRGDIDGVEQLTRYLELLNRDPHLAPVKGVFAAQEIKPQARVLATDRGIECVVLDYDAMRGIEDDKLRLF